A genome region from Euphorbia lathyris chromosome 4, ddEupLath1.1, whole genome shotgun sequence includes the following:
- the LOC136226078 gene encoding uncharacterized protein isoform X2, with protein MKRKRPARKKSAKKPTPSVNVDERVFINFVTKSVVDDINNNNQSDQVNAGKDLRYSSSSSSSDNGGSFHLEIDSSGPDEPATVTEKKKGETSTVTKKKRSVSNYGSQKKGATSRQTTNASVMPPRGLVPNVTSSRSGSKVMPSKGLSSLSRQALPAPKISSQDPRYNKLELKTSLAVIKKVMAMDEARPFSAPVDPVSQGLPDYFTVIDTPMDFGTICSNLQSGVKYMNSDDVYEDVNYIWENCRNYNKKGDYIVYLMKRVKKKFMNYWKSAGLRAEILREHSGHSHSMASSDHTMWQSRHEALSVVNRMVTNSNRMQKEKPGTSQPQPQVVPSGNVQPYQSRRQPQPSSTQVPLFSQLHAGEGSSYTDMTRSRARDTGGKNRWDRDSGGKTTPKTSVRTGMFAGASMADGAGPSAPTFLTPSCSQTSQDVHTPQPSPNSPQLPAIFRRTQQLAPPEPEPEPEPQPQPQPQPALPEDEVGNSVLGGRIELTLSGDVILPSDKSSRAIRKIFEKKLDVEGAKWKMVSQETKEFYFQEFKKCFFWDQAIDPMVKHAWHKKAAMRYSDLLSETKSKGVRPAFIPHDVWKRWLELWSDPAYVRMSQQNKLNRRKGEDGPAGACHTGGSVPHLEHRKRLAEQLGRDPTPHELFVYTHTRKHDGQSFVDQRAKEVHERVESIREQMTQNSSTVDESKVFYEAAGGKRRSRVYGLGSEGPEYYNSYKSCKVSIFPPKIQSAELKQQLEQLQQQQHATEERHEERYNVLLETIQKQTEIIHAMHKQIETSPLTAPADVPPITAAKKSPKSKAKARSRR; from the exons ATGAAGCGGAAGCGTCCAGCCCGAAAGAAATCAGCAAAAAAGCCTACCCCGTCGGTAAATGTCGACGAAAGAGTGTTCATAAACTTCGTAACAAAATCTGTGGTAGATGACATTAACAATAATAATCAGTCTGATCAAGTTAATGCTGGAAAGGATTTGAGGTactcgtcttcttcttcttcaagcgACAATGGCGGGTCTTTTCATCTCGAGATAGATAGTAGTGGGCCTGATGAGCCAGCAACTGTTacagaaaaaaagaaagggGAAACTTCAACTGttacaaagaagaagagatcagtTAGCAATTATGGTTCGCAGAAGAAAGGGGCAACGTCAAGGCAAACTACCAATGCCTCAGTTATGCCACCGAGAGGATTGGTTCCTAATGTTACGTCTTCAAGATCAGGTTCTAAGGTTATGCCTTCTAAGGGATTAAGTTCTTTAAGCAGGCAAGCATTGCCAGCTCCAAAGATATCAAGTCAGGATCCTAGGTACAATAAGTTAGAATTGAAAACCTCCTTAGCG GTGATAAAGAAGGTAATGGCAATGGATGAAGCTAGACCTTTTAGTGCTCCTGTGGATCCTGTTTCTCAGGGATTACCT GATTACTTCACTGTAATAGACACGCCGATGGATTTTGGAACAATATGTAGCAATCTTCAAAGTGGTGTCAAGTACATGAACTCAGATGATGTTTATGAGGATGTAAATTACATCTGGGAAAATTGTCGCAACTACAACAAAAAGGGTGACTATATTGTGTACCTTATGAAGAGGGTAAAAAAGAAGTTTATGAATTACTGGAAGTCAGCCGGGCTACGCGCTGAGATACTGAGGGAGCATAGTG GCCATTCTCATTCAATGGCTTCTAGTGATCATACTATGTGGCAGAGCAGACATGAGGCATTGTCTGTGGTGAACCGTATGGTAACCAACTCCAATAGGATGCAGAAGGAAAAACCTGGCACCAGCCAGCCTCAGCCTCAAGTAGTTCCATCTGGTAACGTTCAGCCTTATCAGTCTCGTCGTCAGCCTCAGCCAAGTAGCACTCAAGTGCCTTTATTTTCCCAGTTACATGCTGGTGAGGGAAGTAGTTATACAG ATATGACAAGGAGTAGAGCCCGTGATACTGGTGGCAAGAATAGATGGGATCGAGATTCAGGGGGTAAGACTACTCCAAAGACTAGTGTGCGTACTGGTATGTTTGCGGGAGCATCAATGGCTGATGGAGCAGGTCCATCTGCACCCACCTTTCTCACCCCTAGCTGTTCCCAGACTTCACAGGATGTGCATACACCGCAGCCATCACCAAATAGTCCGCAGTTGCCTGCTATATTTAGACGTACTCAACAGCTAGCACCTCCTGAGCCAGAACCAGAGCCAGAGCCACAACCACAACCACAACCACAACCAGCACTTCCTGAGGATGAAGTTGGAAATTCTGTACTTGGTGGTCGCATTGAGCTCACATTATCTGGGGATGT GATATTACCTTCTGATAAGTCTTCACGTGCAattagaaagatattcgagaagAAACTCGATGTAGAAGGAGCAAAATGGAAAATGGTATCACAGGAGACAAAGGAGTTTTATTTTCAAGAGTTTAAG AAATGTTTCTTCTGGGATCAAGCAATTGATCCTATGGTAAAACATGCCTGGCATAAGAAGGCTGCTATGCGTTACAGTGACCTGTTGAGCGAAACAAAGAGCAAGGGCGTTAGACCTGCTTTTATTCCTCATGATGTTTGGAAAAGATGGTTGGAACTGTGGTCTGATCCTGCATATGTCCGCATGTCTCAGCAGAACAAACTGAATCGCCGTAAAGGGGAAGATGGTCCTGCAGGTGCCTGCCACACTGGGGGATCTGTTCCCCATCTCGAGCATAGAAAACGACTT GCTGAACAATTGGGTCGGGATCCAACTCCCCATGAGTTATTCGTCTACACTCACACCAGGAAGCATGATGGCCAGTCATTTGTGGACCAGCGAGCCAAAGAAGTCCAT GAACGGGTGGAGTCTATCAGGGAGCAGATGACACAAAACTCTTCCACAGTGGATGAGTCAAAGGTGTTCTATGAGGCTGCTGGTGGGAAGCGGAGAAGTCGAGTCTATGGACTTGGCTCTGAGGGACCGGAGTACTATAACTCCTATAAGTCGTGCAAAGTTTCAATATTTCCACCCAAAATCCAGTCTGCAGAATTAAAGCAACAACTCGAGCAGTTGCAACAGCAGCAGCATGCTACGGAGGAGCGACATGAAGAAAGATATAATGTTCTGTTGGAAACCATCCAGAAACAAACCGAAATCATTCATGCCATGCACAAACAGATTGAGACCTCACCCCTCACTGCTCCTGCTGATGTTCCTCCTATTACGGCTGCCAAAAAAAGTCCGAAAAGTAAAGCAAAAGCCAGATCTAGGAGATAA
- the LOC136226078 gene encoding uncharacterized protein isoform X1, which translates to MKRKRPARKKSAKKPTPSVNVDERVFINFVTKSVVDDINNNNQSDQVNAGKDLRYSSSSSSSDNGGSFHLEIDSSGPDEPATVTEKKKGETSTVTKKKRSVSNYGSQKKGATSRQTTNASVMPPRGLVPNVTSSRSGSKVMPSKGLSSLSRQALPAPKISSQDPRYNKLELKTSLAVIKKVMAMDEARPFSAPVDPVSQGLPDYFTVIDTPMDFGTICSNLQSGVKYMNSDDVYEDVNYIWENCRNYNKKGDYIVYLMKRVKKKFMNYWKSAGLRAEILREHSGHSHSMASSDHTMWQSRHEALSVVNRMVTNSNRMQKEKPGTSQPQPQVVPSGNVQPYQSRRQPQPSSTQVPLFSQLHAGEGSSYTDMTRSRARDTGGKNRWDRDSGGKTTPKTSVRTGMFAGASMADGAGPSAPTFLTPSCSQTSQDVHTPQPSPNSPQLPAIFRRTQQLAPPEPEPEPEPQPQPQPQPALPEDEVGNSVLGGRIELTLSGDVLLTCVTQCYRILPSDKSSRAIRKIFEKKLDVEGAKWKMVSQETKEFYFQEFKKCFFWDQAIDPMVKHAWHKKAAMRYSDLLSETKSKGVRPAFIPHDVWKRWLELWSDPAYVRMSQQNKLNRRKGEDGPAGACHTGGSVPHLEHRKRLAEQLGRDPTPHELFVYTHTRKHDGQSFVDQRAKEVHERVESIREQMTQNSSTVDESKVFYEAAGGKRRSRVYGLGSEGPEYYNSYKSCKVSIFPPKIQSAELKQQLEQLQQQQHATEERHEERYNVLLETIQKQTEIIHAMHKQIETSPLTAPADVPPITAAKKSPKSKAKARSRR; encoded by the exons ATGAAGCGGAAGCGTCCAGCCCGAAAGAAATCAGCAAAAAAGCCTACCCCGTCGGTAAATGTCGACGAAAGAGTGTTCATAAACTTCGTAACAAAATCTGTGGTAGATGACATTAACAATAATAATCAGTCTGATCAAGTTAATGCTGGAAAGGATTTGAGGTactcgtcttcttcttcttcaagcgACAATGGCGGGTCTTTTCATCTCGAGATAGATAGTAGTGGGCCTGATGAGCCAGCAACTGTTacagaaaaaaagaaagggGAAACTTCAACTGttacaaagaagaagagatcagtTAGCAATTATGGTTCGCAGAAGAAAGGGGCAACGTCAAGGCAAACTACCAATGCCTCAGTTATGCCACCGAGAGGATTGGTTCCTAATGTTACGTCTTCAAGATCAGGTTCTAAGGTTATGCCTTCTAAGGGATTAAGTTCTTTAAGCAGGCAAGCATTGCCAGCTCCAAAGATATCAAGTCAGGATCCTAGGTACAATAAGTTAGAATTGAAAACCTCCTTAGCG GTGATAAAGAAGGTAATGGCAATGGATGAAGCTAGACCTTTTAGTGCTCCTGTGGATCCTGTTTCTCAGGGATTACCT GATTACTTCACTGTAATAGACACGCCGATGGATTTTGGAACAATATGTAGCAATCTTCAAAGTGGTGTCAAGTACATGAACTCAGATGATGTTTATGAGGATGTAAATTACATCTGGGAAAATTGTCGCAACTACAACAAAAAGGGTGACTATATTGTGTACCTTATGAAGAGGGTAAAAAAGAAGTTTATGAATTACTGGAAGTCAGCCGGGCTACGCGCTGAGATACTGAGGGAGCATAGTG GCCATTCTCATTCAATGGCTTCTAGTGATCATACTATGTGGCAGAGCAGACATGAGGCATTGTCTGTGGTGAACCGTATGGTAACCAACTCCAATAGGATGCAGAAGGAAAAACCTGGCACCAGCCAGCCTCAGCCTCAAGTAGTTCCATCTGGTAACGTTCAGCCTTATCAGTCTCGTCGTCAGCCTCAGCCAAGTAGCACTCAAGTGCCTTTATTTTCCCAGTTACATGCTGGTGAGGGAAGTAGTTATACAG ATATGACAAGGAGTAGAGCCCGTGATACTGGTGGCAAGAATAGATGGGATCGAGATTCAGGGGGTAAGACTACTCCAAAGACTAGTGTGCGTACTGGTATGTTTGCGGGAGCATCAATGGCTGATGGAGCAGGTCCATCTGCACCCACCTTTCTCACCCCTAGCTGTTCCCAGACTTCACAGGATGTGCATACACCGCAGCCATCACCAAATAGTCCGCAGTTGCCTGCTATATTTAGACGTACTCAACAGCTAGCACCTCCTGAGCCAGAACCAGAGCCAGAGCCACAACCACAACCACAACCACAACCAGCACTTCCTGAGGATGAAGTTGGAAATTCTGTACTTGGTGGTCGCATTGAGCTCACATTATCTGGGGATGT CCTTCTGACATGCGTCACTCAATGTTATAGGATATTACCTTCTGATAAGTCTTCACGTGCAattagaaagatattcgagaagAAACTCGATGTAGAAGGAGCAAAATGGAAAATGGTATCACAGGAGACAAAGGAGTTTTATTTTCAAGAGTTTAAG AAATGTTTCTTCTGGGATCAAGCAATTGATCCTATGGTAAAACATGCCTGGCATAAGAAGGCTGCTATGCGTTACAGTGACCTGTTGAGCGAAACAAAGAGCAAGGGCGTTAGACCTGCTTTTATTCCTCATGATGTTTGGAAAAGATGGTTGGAACTGTGGTCTGATCCTGCATATGTCCGCATGTCTCAGCAGAACAAACTGAATCGCCGTAAAGGGGAAGATGGTCCTGCAGGTGCCTGCCACACTGGGGGATCTGTTCCCCATCTCGAGCATAGAAAACGACTT GCTGAACAATTGGGTCGGGATCCAACTCCCCATGAGTTATTCGTCTACACTCACACCAGGAAGCATGATGGCCAGTCATTTGTGGACCAGCGAGCCAAAGAAGTCCAT GAACGGGTGGAGTCTATCAGGGAGCAGATGACACAAAACTCTTCCACAGTGGATGAGTCAAAGGTGTTCTATGAGGCTGCTGGTGGGAAGCGGAGAAGTCGAGTCTATGGACTTGGCTCTGAGGGACCGGAGTACTATAACTCCTATAAGTCGTGCAAAGTTTCAATATTTCCACCCAAAATCCAGTCTGCAGAATTAAAGCAACAACTCGAGCAGTTGCAACAGCAGCAGCATGCTACGGAGGAGCGACATGAAGAAAGATATAATGTTCTGTTGGAAACCATCCAGAAACAAACCGAAATCATTCATGCCATGCACAAACAGATTGAGACCTCACCCCTCACTGCTCCTGCTGATGTTCCTCCTATTACGGCTGCCAAAAAAAGTCCGAAAAGTAAAGCAAAAGCCAGATCTAGGAGATAA
- the LOC136225962 gene encoding uncharacterized protein, producing the protein MKRKRRGRPKKAVAKKPTPAPAPAPAPAPAPAVDADEEVFLNFVEQNVDENCVSNEVDNNGFGQYDAAKEFSSSSSSSSSSDDGGSRDLREDDGWSDEPATSRGVNKLANMRGRPPMKGEVSKKATITPVISLKGVGSTVISSKGVGSTGMSAKGKRSKIVSSRGLSYMIRKELPKKLNEDPRYNKTELQACLGVIKKIMEMDEAVSFCSPVDPIAQGIPDYFSVIDTPMDFGTVYNNLQNDVKYMNSDEVYKDVEYIWENCSKYNKKGDYIVYLMKRVKKKFMKYWTAAGLRSEMQKKHDGHSHLAPPSVHAMRQSRHEAMSVVDNMVNSYQMHQDKFGGSQPRPQAHPSYAHPYQSHQPQPSTNLMPQYSQMHAGAGSSYTGHSYMPGPPLTVHPMEQEKQALSHPIPPMMSGPAHSRQQQPQLSSRYMWNSHQTTSQTQPSQSHFRTDIDNTGHQQLPDYAVRHNGYVPRSSMDPMHSSLGQAQPQPQHHFVSHYQRNESNQPQASMGPPQPSHPAASVDISSPEMPLADGSSRERRYLKRCTAGPADEVHVVCALPQQPSRSQVSTHERRRGGRGPTRCRFMSDIPEGHRIVVPINTLGQPIGPEASKLASFLGTLARDGKMAPLTYLDWSAMPEAIKENLWKFVQTKFEMDPLCKNWFLKSIASKWRNWKAKLKADHYNPHATDEERLRDCNKRIYPDQWAALVAHWNSEAVQLRAIKNKANRAKQKSVHASGSKSFARIREEEQAKRSDGKELTRSELYILTRTRKDGQPVDDTAAEAIQKLREHEKRKEQTSDQSSDQADTFCEVMGEETTHVRMYGLGGPTPADLYGRKPSRTSLLRVALEAKRSANEEVGKMLTKMEAMEEKYTSLEAQIAKMNANMQILIDKMGGSSGSKQVPNNAPEDSLQAQLHSSSSSHALEAEYDEEEG; encoded by the exons ATGAAGCGGAAGCGGCGTGGACGCCCAAAAAAGGCAGTGGCAAAAAAACCTACTCCAGCTCCAGCTCCTGCTCCTGCTCCTGCTCCTGCTCCAGCAGTGGATGCTGACGAAGAAGTGTTTTTGAACTTCGTAGAGCAAAATGTCGACGAAAATTGTGTATCAAATGAAGTTGATAACAATGGGTTTGGTCAATATGATGCTGCAAAGGAGTTCAGTTCTTCGTCATCGTCTTCTTCCTCAAGCGACGATGGAGGATCACGTGATCTTAGGGAAGATGATGGCTGGTCTGATGAACCAGCAACCAGCAGGGGGGTCAACAAATTAGCGAACATGCGTGGTCGGCCCCCAATGAAAGGGGAAGTGTCAAAGAAAGCTACCATTACACCGGTTATTTCATTGAAAGGAGTGGGTTCTACTGTTATTTCATCGAAAGGAGTGGGTTCTACGGGTATGTCAGCAAAAGGAAAGCGTTCTAAGATTGTTTCATCCAGGGGATTGAGTTATATGATTCGGAAAGAGTTACCAAAGAAGCTAAATGAGGATCCTAGGTACAATAAAACAGAATTGCAAGCTTGCTTAGGG GTGATAAAGAAGATCATGGAAATGGATGAAGCTGTATCATTCTGTTCTCCTGTGGATCCTATTGCTCAGGGAATACCT GATTATTTCTCTGTCATAGACACACCAATGGATTTTGGAACAGTATATAATAATCTTCAAAATGATGTCAAGTACATGAACTCAGATGAGGTTTACAAAGATGTAGAATACATTTGGGAGAATTGTAGCAAGTACAACAAAAAGGGTGACTATATTGTGTACCTTATGAAAAGAGTGAAAAAGAAGTTCATGAAATACTGGACTGCAGCAGGACTTCGTTCTGAGATGCAGAAGAAGCATGATG GACATTCCCATCTAGCACCTCCAAGTGTTCATGCTATGAGGCAGAGTAGACATGAAGCAATGTCTGTGGTTGACAATATGGTTAACTCCTATCAGATGCATCAGGATAAATTTGGTGGTAGCCAGCCCCGGCCTCAAGCACACCCAAGTTATGCTCATCCTTATCAGTCGCATCAGCCTCAGCCAAGCACCAATCTAATGCCACAATATTCCCAGATGCATGCTGGTGCGGGCAGTAGTTACACAG GGCATTCATACATGCCAGGACCACCTCTTACAGTTCATCCCATGGAGCAGGAAAAACAAGCATTGAGTCATCCAATTCCTCCAATGATGAGTGGCCCAGCCCATTCCCGTCAACAACAGCCCCAATTGAGCTCACGTTACATGTGGAACTCACATCAAACTACCAGCCAGACACAGCCATCTCAGTCACATTTTCGTACAGATATTGATAATACAG GACATCAGCAGTTACCGGATTATGCAGTGAGACATAATGGATATGTGCCTAGGTCATCAATGGATCCCATGCACAGCAGTTTGGGTCAGGCACAGCCACAGCCCCAACATCACTTTGTGAGCCATTACCAACGTAATGAGTCAAATCAGCCTCAGGCAAGTATGGGACCACCTCAGCCTTCCCACCCAGCAGCTAGTGTAGATATTTCCAGTCCAG AGATGCCACTGGCAGATGGTAGCAGTAGGGAAAGAAGATACTTGAAAAGATGCACCGCAGGCCCTGCAGATGAAGTTCACGTGGTCTGTGCGCTGCCTCAACAGCCATCTAGGTCACAGGTCTCTACACATGAGAGAAGGAGAGGGGGTCGAGGCCCCACTCGATGCCgcttcatgtcagatattcctgaAGGTCATCGAATAGTTGTCCCTATCAACACACTGGGGCAGCCAATTGGCCCTGAAGCATCCAAGTTGGCTTCCTTTTTGGGTACTTTAGCACGGGATGGTAAGATGGCGCCGCTTACTTATCTAGATTGGTCAGCAATGCCTGAAGCAATCAAAGAAAACTTGTGGAAATTTGTCCAG ACAAAGTTTGAGATGGACCCCCTGTgcaaaaattggttcttgaagTCTATTGCATCTAAATGGAGGAACTGGAAAGCGAAATTGAAGGCTGATCATTATAACCCCCATGCAACTGATGAGGAACGTCTAAGGGACTGCAACAAAAGAATCTATCCTGATCAATGGGCAGCCCTTGTGGCCCATTGGAACTCTGAAGCTGTGCAG CTACGTGCCATTAAAAATAAGGCCAATCGTGCAAAGCAGAAGAGTGTCCATGCTTCTGGCTCAAAAAGTTTTGCACGAATACGTGAGGAGGAG CAAGCAAAGAGGTCTGATGGGAAGGAACTGACCAGAAGTGAGCTATACATCCTCACTCGTACGCGAAAAGATGGTCAGCCTGTGGATGATACAGCAGCAGAAGCGATT CAAAAACTCCGTGAACATGAAAAAAGGAAAGAGCAGACTTCAGATCAGAGCAGTGACCAAGCTGACACTTTCTGTGAAGTCATGGGAGAAGAAACTACCCATGTGCGGATGTATGGGTTGGGTGGTCCTACCCCCGCCGATCTTTATGGCCGAAAACCTAGTCGTACTAGTCTCTTGAGAGTGGCTTTGGAGGCCAAAAGATCAGCTAATGAGGAGGTGGGCAAGATGTTGACTAAAATGGAGGCTATGGAGGAGAAGTACACATCCTTAGAAGCCCAGATTGCCAAAATGAATGCAAACATGCAGATTCTCATTGACAAAATGGGTGGTTCTTCAGGTTCAAAACAG GTTCCTAACAATGCTCCTGAAGATTCACTGCAAGCACAACTACACTCTTCATCATCAAGTCATGCACTTGAG GCGGAGTATGACGAAGAAGAGGGGTGA